A portion of the Candidatus Sulfotelmatobacter sp. genome contains these proteins:
- a CDS encoding ABC transporter ATP-binding protein has protein sequence MIPLLRQLGPAFARYRRGLAWGIACVVLTNLLALAQPQVLRFAVDDLYRGVTAEKLGRYAIILFSIATASGLFKFAMRMALLGISRKIEFDLRGRVFDRLLAQSQGYLQRQGVGDLVARATNDLAAVRMMLGPGVMYLVNTVVVAVVTLVFMLAISPRLTLLSLLPLPLISLTMWFFGERIHRGFERLQEQFARISARAQENLSGVRVVRALARESREREDFRRLQIEYFERQGALTRLSAFFHPALAFLSGLAALLALYFGGLQVIRHQITLGEFVAFTVYLGMLNWPMVALGWVINLFQRGAASYARLRAILDAVPEIRSPARSLAPATARGEIEVRRLTFTYPGASFPALADVSLRIRGGTIAALVGGTGAGKSTLLSLIVRTYDPPPGTIFLDGVDVRDYDLRELRTRLALVPQDVFLFSGTVADNIAMGGPPADAEAVRDAAERAGLARDIAAWPLGLDTPAGERGLGLSGGQRQRVAIARAVRRRAPVLLLDDALSSVDGPTEEAILRALERSRGDQTLLLVSHRAAVVEAAEQAVVLDDGRVVESGPPSQLALRDGAYSRWRREQQLEAELEAS, from the coding sequence ATGATTCCGCTGCTGAGACAGCTCGGGCCGGCCTTTGCGCGCTACCGGCGGGGCCTCGCCTGGGGCATCGCGTGCGTGGTGCTCACCAATCTGCTCGCGCTCGCCCAGCCGCAGGTGCTGCGCTTCGCGGTCGACGATCTCTACCGCGGCGTGACCGCTGAAAAGCTCGGCCGCTATGCCATCATCCTGTTCAGCATCGCGACCGCCTCCGGCTTGTTCAAGTTCGCGATGCGCATGGCGCTGCTCGGCATCTCGCGGAAGATCGAGTTCGATCTGCGCGGCCGCGTGTTCGACCGGCTGCTGGCGCAGAGCCAGGGCTACCTGCAGCGGCAGGGCGTCGGCGATCTGGTGGCGCGGGCCACCAACGACCTGGCCGCGGTGCGCATGATGCTCGGCCCCGGCGTGATGTACCTGGTGAATACCGTGGTGGTCGCCGTGGTCACGCTGGTGTTCATGCTGGCGATCTCTCCGCGGCTCACGCTGCTCTCGCTGCTGCCCCTGCCGCTCATCTCGCTCACCATGTGGTTCTTTGGCGAGCGCATTCACCGCGGGTTCGAACGCCTGCAGGAGCAGTTCGCCAGGATTTCCGCTCGCGCGCAGGAGAATCTCTCGGGCGTGCGCGTGGTGCGGGCGCTGGCGCGCGAATCTCGCGAGCGCGAGGATTTCCGCCGGCTCCAGATCGAGTATTTCGAGCGCCAGGGGGCGCTGACGCGGTTGTCGGCGTTCTTCCATCCCGCGCTCGCGTTCCTGTCGGGGCTGGCGGCGCTGCTCGCGCTCTACTTCGGCGGACTTCAGGTGATCCGTCACCAGATCACGCTCGGCGAATTCGTGGCGTTCACGGTCTATCTCGGCATGCTCAACTGGCCGATGGTGGCACTTGGCTGGGTGATCAATCTGTTCCAGCGCGGCGCCGCCTCGTACGCGCGGCTCCGCGCGATCCTCGATGCGGTTCCGGAGATTCGCTCCCCGGCGCGATCGCTCGCCCCCGCGACCGCGCGCGGCGAGATCGAAGTGCGGCGATTGACCTTCACCTACCCGGGCGCGAGCTTCCCGGCGCTGGCCGACGTCTCGCTCCGCATCCGCGGCGGCACGATCGCGGCGTTGGTCGGGGGAACCGGCGCCGGCAAGAGCACCCTGCTCTCGCTGATCGTGCGCACCTACGATCCGCCGCCCGGCACCATCTTCCTCGACGGAGTCGACGTCCGCGACTACGACCTGCGCGAGCTGCGCACGCGGCTGGCGCTGGTGCCTCAGGACGTGTTCCTGTTCTCGGGGACGGTCGCCGACAACATCGCCATGGGCGGTCCCCCGGCCGATGCCGAGGCGGTTCGCGATGCGGCCGAGCGCGCGGGCCTCGCGCGCGACATCGCCGCCTGGCCGCTGGGGCTCGACACTCCCGCCGGCGAGCGCGGCCTCGGGCTCTCGGGCGGACAACGCCAGCGCGTCGCCATCGCCCGCGCGGTGCGGCGCCGGGCGCCGGTCCTGTTGCTGGACGACGCGCTCTCGAGCGTGGATGGGCCGACCGAGGAAGCGATCCTTCGCGCGCTGGAGCGCTCGCGCGGCGATCAGACGCTGTTGCTGGTATCGCATCGCGCCGCAGTGGTCGAAGCCGCCGAGCAGGCGGTGGTGCTCGACGACGGGCGGGTCGTCGAGTCGGGCCCGCCGTCACAACTCGCGCTTCGAGACGGGGCCTACTCCCGCTGGCGGCGCGAGCAGCAGCTCGAAGCGGAGCTCGAGGCCTCGTGA
- a CDS encoding ABC transporter ATP-binding protein, whose product MSGSEDLALRGYDPRLMRRLLGYVRPYRGTVLLAGLLVLADTLTLLAGPWLTREAIDHGIRQGDMVHLTLVGLLYLSMLGLSFAFSCWHQLLMQRVGQHVTMDLRLALFEHLQRLPIPYFDRRPVGKLLTRVMGDVDVVQELVTGGVGALFGDLFMLAGIVIAMCRLNVELLAVAFSVLPLIIVVTLTLRSRARRTFRDIRIRYAELIATLTESLTGMGTIQLLGIESRRAGEFRRVNAGHRDANLRAVFDQSLIFPALELVGALTVSLIVWYGGRQVMWTGITLGTLVAFLQYTQRFFRPVGELSEKYTLLQQAMASSERIFELLDTPAAVSLAEAPVASAAAMNGRRNGSPAPWTGPLEGRVEFDRVGFAYQGDSRVLEDVSFSVAAGERVALVGASGSGKTTLMHLLLGFYQPQRGEIRVDGRPLADWDIRALRSQMGVVLQDVFLFTDTVARNLDPTGALPRDRIERAARELCAHEFITRLPEGYDSALAERGASLSAGQRQLLAFARALVGDPRLLMLDEATSSVDPQTEAVLQAAVRRLLAGRSSLVIAHRLSTVQDVDRIVVLHHGRVREVGTHAELLARGGIYSRLHALHFRGPRAAGRPAPEILEPALVSSFDVNKRLTQA is encoded by the coding sequence GTGAGCGGCTCCGAGGACCTGGCTCTCCGCGGCTACGACCCGCGGCTGATGCGCCGCCTGCTCGGCTACGTCCGACCCTACCGGGGAACGGTGCTGCTGGCCGGACTGCTGGTGCTGGCCGACACGCTGACGTTGCTGGCGGGCCCCTGGCTGACCCGGGAAGCCATCGATCACGGCATTCGCCAGGGCGACATGGTTCATCTCACGCTGGTGGGGCTGCTGTACCTGTCGATGCTGGGGTTGAGCTTCGCCTTCTCGTGCTGGCACCAGCTGCTCATGCAGCGCGTCGGCCAGCACGTGACGATGGACCTCAGGCTGGCGCTGTTCGAGCATCTCCAGCGCCTGCCCATCCCGTATTTCGATCGGCGGCCGGTCGGCAAGCTCCTCACTCGCGTGATGGGCGACGTGGACGTGGTGCAGGAACTGGTCACCGGCGGAGTGGGTGCGTTGTTCGGCGATCTGTTCATGCTGGCCGGCATCGTGATCGCGATGTGCCGGCTCAACGTCGAGCTGCTGGCGGTGGCGTTTTCGGTGCTGCCACTCATCATCGTCGTGACGCTCACGCTTCGCTCGCGAGCCCGGCGCACGTTTCGCGACATCCGGATTCGCTATGCCGAGCTGATCGCGACGCTCACCGAGAGCCTGACCGGCATGGGCACCATCCAGCTGCTGGGCATCGAGTCGCGGCGTGCCGGAGAATTCCGGCGGGTCAACGCCGGACACCGCGACGCCAACCTGCGCGCGGTGTTCGATCAGTCGCTGATCTTTCCGGCACTCGAGCTGGTGGGCGCGCTCACGGTCTCGCTGATCGTGTGGTACGGCGGCCGGCAGGTCATGTGGACCGGCATCACGCTTGGAACGCTGGTGGCTTTCCTCCAGTACACGCAGCGATTCTTCCGCCCGGTCGGCGAGCTGAGCGAGAAGTACACGCTGCTCCAGCAGGCCATGGCCTCCTCGGAGCGCATCTTCGAGCTGCTCGACACGCCCGCCGCTGTTTCGCTCGCAGAGGCGCCGGTCGCGAGCGCCGCGGCCATGAACGGGCGGCGAAACGGCTCGCCCGCCCCCTGGACCGGCCCGCTCGAAGGTCGCGTGGAGTTCGATCGGGTCGGATTCGCGTATCAGGGCGACAGCCGGGTGCTGGAGGATGTCAGCTTCTCGGTCGCCGCCGGCGAGCGGGTCGCGCTGGTCGGCGCCTCGGGTTCGGGCAAGACCACGCTGATGCACCTGCTGCTCGGCTTCTACCAGCCGCAGCGCGGCGAGATCCGGGTGGATGGCCGGCCGCTGGCGGACTGGGACATCCGCGCGCTCCGCTCGCAGATGGGCGTCGTGCTGCAGGACGTCTTCCTGTTCACCGACACGGTGGCCCGGAATCTCGATCCGACCGGAGCGCTGCCCCGCGACCGGATCGAGCGCGCGGCGCGGGAGCTGTGCGCGCACGAGTTCATCACTCGACTGCCGGAAGGCTACGATTCCGCGCTGGCCGAGCGCGGCGCCTCGCTCTCGGCGGGGCAGCGCCAGCTGCTGGCATTCGCCCGGGCGCTGGTCGGCGATCCGCGACTGCTGATGCTCGACGAGGCCACTTCGTCGGTGGACCCTCAGACCGAAGCCGTGCTCCAGGCCGCGGTGCGGCGTCTCCTCGCGGGGCGCAGCAGCCTGGTGATCGCCCACCGACTCTCCACCGTTCAGGACGTGGACCGTATCGTGGTGCTCCACCACGGACGGGTCCGCGAGGTCGGCACCCACGCCGAACTCCTTGCCCGCGGCGGAATCTACAGCCGGCTCCATGCCCTGCACTTCCGCGGCCCGCGCGCCGCCGGACGTCCAGCACCCGAGATCCTGGAGCCCGCCCTGGTCTCGTCTTTCGACGTAAACAAAAGATTGACACAGGCTTGA
- a CDS encoding cupin domain-containing protein yields MQLGRKIRDLRLRRGLTVQQLAEASDLSKGFISQVENDRTSPSLATLRDLAMALETSVAYLVVEEDQVPHVVRKAERPRVQVGGNTSRVEVLSAQPKRNLELLMAELPPGMNAGDKRHYHHGEECVVVLEGRVRLTCGNQVMVLDPGDSCHYDGRVPHAVENCGSTTARLLIAMTPAAFEPLIRVREMAAPRAEVQPVTNY; encoded by the coding sequence ATGCAACTGGGTAGAAAGATCCGTGACCTCCGCCTCCGACGTGGACTCACCGTCCAACAGCTGGCGGAAGCAAGCGACCTCTCGAAGGGCTTCATCAGTCAGGTCGAGAACGATCGAACCTCGCCCTCGCTCGCCACGCTGCGCGATCTCGCCATGGCGCTCGAGACCTCGGTGGCGTACCTGGTGGTCGAAGAGGACCAGGTTCCGCACGTGGTGCGGAAAGCCGAACGCCCGCGCGTGCAGGTGGGCGGCAACACCTCGCGGGTCGAGGTGCTCTCGGCCCAGCCCAAGCGCAATCTCGAGCTGTTGATGGCGGAGCTGCCGCCGGGCATGAACGCCGGCGACAAGCGCCATTACCATCACGGCGAGGAATGCGTGGTGGTGCTCGAGGGGCGGGTCCGGCTCACCTGCGGGAATCAGGTGATGGTGCTCGACCCCGGCGACTCCTGCCACTACGACGGGCGCGTGCCGCACGCGGTCGAGAACTGTGGCTCGACCACCGCCCGGCTGTTGATCGCCATGACGCCGGCGGCCTTCGAACCGCTGATTCGCGTGCGCGAGATGGCGGCTCCGCGCGCCGAGGTGCAGCCCGTCACCAACTACTGA